From the Arthrobacter sp. PM3 genome, one window contains:
- a CDS encoding ABC transporter substrate-binding protein yields MTSNDRSASDQPASTRIVAGDPQNPKRHRGRKIALATALVLLIGGGAAVASTLSRGPEAAPVAAADGSPAAELKLGYFGNITHGPALVGVNQGFIAKELGQTKLTTQVFNAGPAAIEALNAGAIDATYIGPNPAINSFVKSKGESISIIAGAASGGAQLVVKPGINSAADLKGKTLASPQLGGTQDVALRAWLGHQGFKTSTDGGGDVAINPTENAQTLKLFQDGKLDGAWLPEPWASRLVLQAGAKVLVDEKDLWDGSLSGKPGEFPTTVLIVNRKFAAEHPATVQALLKGHVESVDWLNKAAPAEKATVLNAALKAAAGSALAADVIDRSLKNIVFTVDPLAGTYKKLLQDGVDAGTTKQADISGIFDLTALNTVTGQKVSAQGLGKD; encoded by the coding sequence ATGACATCCAACGACCGGTCGGCGTCCGACCAGCCAGCGTCCACCCGCATCGTCGCGGGGGATCCCCAAAACCCTAAACGTCACCGCGGCCGCAAGATCGCCCTGGCCACCGCCCTGGTGCTCCTCATCGGCGGCGGCGCGGCGGTGGCGTCGACCCTGTCCCGCGGCCCGGAGGCCGCGCCGGTGGCGGCGGCGGATGGCAGTCCGGCGGCGGAGCTGAAGCTCGGCTACTTCGGGAACATCACCCACGGCCCGGCCCTGGTCGGCGTGAACCAGGGGTTCATTGCCAAGGAACTGGGTCAGACGAAGCTGACCACGCAGGTCTTCAACGCCGGCCCGGCCGCGATCGAGGCGCTGAACGCCGGCGCGATCGACGCGACGTATATCGGCCCGAACCCGGCGATCAACTCGTTCGTGAAGAGCAAGGGCGAGTCCATCAGCATCATCGCCGGGGCCGCGTCCGGCGGGGCGCAGCTGGTGGTGAAGCCCGGGATCAATTCGGCGGCGGATTTGAAGGGCAAGACGCTGGCGTCGCCGCAGCTGGGCGGCACGCAGGATGTGGCGCTGCGGGCCTGGCTGGGCCATCAGGGGTTCAAGACGTCCACGGACGGGGGCGGGGATGTGGCGATCAACCCGACCGAGAACGCCCAGACGCTGAAGCTGTTCCAGGACGGCAAGCTGGACGGGGCGTGGCTGCCGGAGCCGTGGGCGTCCCGGCTGGTGCTGCAGGCCGGGGCGAAGGTCCTGGTCGATGAGAAGGACCTGTGGGACGGTTCCTTGTCCGGTAAGCCCGGCGAGTTCCCCACCACGGTGCTGATTGTGAACAGGAAGTTCGCGGCCGAGCACCCCGCCACCGTGCAGGCGCTGCTGAAGGGGCACGTGGAATCCGTGGACTGGCTGAACAAGGCGGCACCGGCGGAGAAGGCCACGGTCCTCAACGCCGCGCTGAAGGCCGCCGCCGGGTCGGCGCTGGCCGCGGATGTGATTGACCGGTCGCTGAAGAACATCGTCTTCACGGTCGACCCGCTCGCCGGGACGTACAAGAAGCTGCTCCAGGACGGGGTCGACGCCGGCACCACCAAGCAGGCCGACATCAGCGGCATTTTCGACCTCACTGCCCTCAACACCGTTACCGGCCAGAAAGTCTCCGCCCAAGGCCTCGGCAAGGACTAA
- a CDS encoding LLM class flavin-dependent oxidoreductase, with amino-acid sequence MSTGHHEASWRLPESDSFAGTDIAHFQRLARTAERGTFDSIFFADSPVLHGDVGQRPYGTLEPTVLLAAIAAVTDRIGLIATASTTYNDPYNLARRFASVDHISGGRTGWNVVTTAGEAAARNFSLQDQPAHARRYERAAEFLDVARKLWDSWEDDALVGDKAAGIWGDNTRVHPVNHTGTHFSVQGPLDVPRSAQGHPLIVQAGSSEDGKDFAARYAEAVFTAQQTLPDAQRFYADLKRRTAAAGRDPETIKVLPGIVPVIGSTEAEARRLEEELDALIHPEHAKRQLAGVLRISPQALDLDAELPEDLPSEDEIEGAKSRYTLIVDLARRERLTVRQLIGRLGGGRGHRTFSGTPEQVADAIQEWFDAGAADGFNIMPPVLPSGLEAFVDHVIPILRDRGLFRREYTGRTLREHYGLARPANSFARAAEPSQAGSSRPAGGGLLVAGR; translated from the coding sequence ATGAGCACCGGGCACCACGAAGCGTCGTGGCGGCTGCCGGAAAGCGACAGCTTCGCTGGCACGGACATCGCCCACTTCCAGCGCCTGGCCCGGACAGCGGAACGCGGAACGTTCGACTCCATTTTCTTCGCGGACTCCCCGGTGCTGCACGGCGACGTTGGACAGCGCCCCTACGGCACCCTGGAACCGACCGTCCTGCTCGCCGCCATCGCCGCCGTCACCGACCGCATCGGGCTGATCGCAACCGCCTCCACCACCTACAACGACCCCTATAACCTGGCCCGGCGGTTCGCCTCCGTTGATCACATCAGCGGCGGACGGACCGGGTGGAACGTCGTCACCACCGCAGGGGAAGCAGCCGCCAGGAACTTCTCCCTGCAGGACCAGCCGGCCCACGCCCGGCGGTACGAGCGCGCCGCGGAATTCCTCGACGTTGCCCGCAAGCTCTGGGACAGCTGGGAAGACGACGCCCTGGTCGGGGACAAGGCGGCCGGGATCTGGGGAGACAACACCCGCGTCCACCCGGTCAACCACACCGGCACGCATTTCAGCGTCCAGGGTCCCCTGGACGTGCCGCGCTCCGCCCAGGGCCACCCGCTGATTGTCCAGGCGGGATCTTCGGAGGACGGCAAGGACTTCGCCGCCCGCTACGCCGAAGCGGTCTTCACCGCCCAGCAGACCCTGCCCGACGCCCAGCGCTTCTACGCCGACCTGAAGCGCAGAACCGCTGCCGCCGGCAGGGACCCGGAAACCATCAAGGTGCTCCCGGGAATCGTCCCGGTTATCGGTTCCACCGAAGCCGAAGCCCGACGGCTGGAGGAGGAACTCGACGCGCTCATCCACCCGGAACACGCCAAACGGCAGCTCGCCGGCGTGCTCCGCATCTCCCCGCAAGCCCTCGACCTGGACGCCGAACTGCCGGAGGACCTGCCCTCCGAGGACGAGATCGAAGGCGCCAAGAGCAGGTACACGTTGATCGTGGACCTCGCCCGCCGGGAACGCCTGACCGTGCGGCAGCTCATCGGCAGGCTCGGTGGCGGCCGCGGACACCGCACGTTCTCCGGCACGCCGGAGCAGGTGGCCGACGCGATCCAGGAATGGTTCGACGCCGGGGCAGCGGACGGCTTCAACATCATGCCCCCGGTGCTCCCCTCCGGCCTTGAGGCCTTCGTGGACCACGTCATCCCCATCCTGCGGGACCGCGGACTCTTCCGGCGCGAATACACCGGACGGACCCTGCGGGAACACTACGGGCTGGCCCGGCCGGCCAACTCCTTCGCTCGGGCCGCGGAGCCCAGCCAAGCCGGCTCCTCCCGCCCGGCGGGAGGAGGGCTTCTGGTCGCGGGGCGGTGA
- a CDS encoding ABC transporter ATP-binding protein — MSKVLPQTAAAGSTAKEAPLRIPRPAGGPGRGGPFAGMNIPAEKAMNFWPSAKRLLGELHPERLWLTLVLLLAVVSVTFSVIGPRLLGEGTNLIFAGVVSKQLPAGMTQAQVIAQLRAAGQTEQADMLSAMTLTPGAGIDFTALATVLLWALVLYVLASAFGWMQAYILNGVVQRTVFRLRERIEAKINRLPLRYFDTVQRGELLSRVTNDVDNISQSLQQSISQAVTSVLTVAGVLVMMVILSPTLAIIALVTIPLTLVTTAVIAKRSQKLFVAQWRTTGELNGQIEETYTGHALVKVFGRQREVEQRFRQKNAELYQASFGAQFISGLIMPAMTFIGNLVYVGIAVVGGLQVASGAMQLGDVQAFIQYSRQFTQPLAQLGSMANLLQSGVASAERVFELLDTEEQLADPDVPLQPEMTRGRLEFENVSFAYSPEKPLIADLSLVAEPGQTVAIVGPTGAGKTTLVNLMMRFYELDAGKITLDGVDVALMSRHELRSRMGMVLQDTWLFGGTIRDNIAYGRPGASEAEILEAAKATYVDRFVRSLPAGYDTVLDDEGSNVSAGEKQLLTIARAFLARPSVLILDEATSSVDTRTEVLVQKAMSALRSDRTSFVIAHRLSTIRDADLILVMEAGQIVEQGTHASLLAAGGAYARLYEAQFAAPAAEV; from the coding sequence ATGAGCAAGGTCCTGCCCCAGACGGCCGCCGCCGGGAGCACCGCGAAGGAAGCCCCGTTGCGGATTCCCCGCCCCGCGGGCGGACCCGGCCGCGGCGGCCCCTTCGCCGGGATGAACATCCCGGCCGAAAAAGCCATGAACTTCTGGCCGTCCGCGAAACGGCTGCTGGGCGAACTGCACCCCGAACGGCTGTGGCTGACGCTGGTCCTGCTGCTCGCCGTCGTCAGCGTGACGTTCTCGGTGATCGGGCCCCGGCTGCTGGGCGAGGGCACCAACCTGATCTTCGCCGGCGTCGTGTCCAAGCAGCTGCCCGCCGGGATGACCCAGGCGCAGGTGATCGCGCAGCTGCGCGCCGCCGGGCAGACCGAGCAGGCGGACATGCTCAGTGCCATGACCCTGACCCCGGGAGCCGGAATCGACTTCACCGCGCTGGCCACCGTGCTGCTGTGGGCGCTGGTGCTGTACGTGCTGGCCTCGGCGTTCGGCTGGATGCAGGCCTACATCCTCAACGGCGTGGTGCAGCGGACGGTGTTCCGGCTGCGCGAGCGGATCGAGGCGAAGATCAACCGGCTCCCGCTGCGCTACTTCGACACCGTGCAGCGCGGCGAGCTGCTCAGCCGGGTGACGAACGACGTCGACAACATCTCCCAAAGCCTGCAGCAGTCCATCAGCCAGGCCGTGACCTCGGTGCTGACCGTGGCCGGGGTGCTGGTGATGATGGTGATCCTCTCGCCGACGCTGGCGATCATCGCGCTGGTGACCATTCCGCTGACCCTGGTGACGACGGCGGTGATCGCCAAGCGCTCGCAGAAGCTGTTCGTGGCGCAGTGGAGGACCACCGGCGAACTCAACGGACAGATCGAGGAGACGTACACCGGGCACGCGCTGGTGAAGGTGTTCGGCCGGCAGCGCGAGGTGGAGCAACGGTTCCGGCAGAAGAACGCGGAGCTGTACCAGGCGAGCTTCGGCGCGCAGTTCATTTCCGGGCTGATCATGCCGGCCATGACGTTCATCGGGAACCTGGTCTACGTGGGGATCGCCGTGGTGGGCGGCCTGCAGGTGGCCTCCGGGGCGATGCAGCTCGGCGATGTGCAGGCGTTCATCCAGTACTCGCGGCAGTTCACCCAGCCGCTGGCGCAGCTGGGCTCGATGGCGAACCTGCTGCAGTCCGGGGTCGCCTCAGCCGAGCGGGTGTTCGAGCTGCTGGACACCGAGGAGCAGCTGGCCGACCCCGACGTGCCGCTGCAGCCCGAGATGACCCGGGGGCGGCTGGAGTTCGAGAACGTGTCCTTCGCGTACTCGCCGGAGAAGCCGCTCATTGCCGACCTGAGCCTGGTGGCGGAGCCGGGGCAGACCGTGGCGATCGTGGGGCCCACCGGGGCAGGCAAGACCACCCTGGTGAACCTGATGATGCGCTTCTACGAGCTCGACGCCGGAAAGATCACCCTCGACGGCGTGGACGTCGCCTTGATGTCGCGGCACGAGCTGCGCTCGCGGATGGGCATGGTGCTGCAGGACACCTGGCTGTTCGGCGGGACCATCCGGGACAATATCGCCTACGGCCGGCCGGGTGCCTCGGAGGCCGAGATCCTGGAGGCGGCAAAGGCGACGTACGTGGACCGGTTCGTCCGGTCCCTGCCGGCCGGCTACGACACCGTGCTCGACGACGAGGGTTCCAATGTGTCGGCGGGGGAGAAGCAGTTGCTGACCATTGCCCGGGCCTTTCTGGCCCGGCCGTCGGTGCTGATCCTGGACGAGGCGACGTCGTCGGTGGATACCCGGACCGAGGTCCTGGTGCAGAAAGCGATGAGCGCTTTGCGGTCGGACCGGACGTCCTTTGTGATCGCGCACCGGCTCTCCACCATCCGCGACGCCGACCTCATCCTGGTGATGGAGGCCGGCCAGATCGTGGAGCAGGGCACGCATGCTTCGCTTCTGGCAGCGGGCGGGGCGTACGCACGGCTTTACGAGGCCCAGTTCGCGGCTCCGGCGGCGGAGGTCTGA
- a CDS encoding TauD/TfdA family dioxygenase, with product MTTTTETRLEFRKLSARIGAEIRGLDLSADLSDATIAQIREALNTHKALVFRDANIRDDDAQVRFASRFGPLTQAHPTVASVDGKPSVLPVDSENGSANTWHTDVTFVVNPPQASTLRSITLPAYGGETLIASAAGAYADLPEELRNFADTLWAIHTNDYDYSVPKNLEHENAEERRKEFTRLKFETAHPVVRVHPLTGERGLFIGGFAQRLRIVGLSNTESKDILRLLQAYVTRPENVIRVNWEPDQLVLFDNRITQHYAPDNYDGQPRQLNRVTVAGDVPVGIDGRRSTAIQGDSAAYSETVVLPANVDGGRL from the coding sequence ATGACAACAACCACCGAAACCCGACTCGAATTCCGCAAGCTCAGTGCCCGCATCGGCGCCGAAATCCGGGGACTGGACCTCAGCGCCGACCTCAGCGACGCCACGATCGCCCAGATCCGGGAGGCCCTGAACACCCACAAGGCCCTCGTCTTCCGGGACGCCAACATCCGCGACGACGACGCCCAGGTCCGCTTCGCCAGCCGCTTCGGCCCTCTCACCCAGGCGCACCCGACGGTGGCATCCGTCGACGGCAAACCGTCGGTCCTGCCGGTGGACAGCGAAAACGGCTCCGCCAACACTTGGCACACCGACGTCACGTTCGTGGTGAACCCGCCGCAGGCCTCCACCCTGCGCAGCATCACCCTGCCGGCCTACGGCGGCGAAACCCTGATCGCCTCCGCTGCCGGGGCCTACGCCGACCTGCCGGAGGAACTGCGGAACTTCGCCGACACCCTGTGGGCCATCCACACCAACGACTACGACTACTCGGTGCCCAAGAACCTCGAACATGAGAACGCTGAGGAACGCCGCAAGGAGTTCACGCGGCTCAAGTTCGAAACCGCCCACCCCGTGGTCCGCGTCCACCCGCTGACCGGGGAACGCGGCCTGTTCATCGGCGGGTTTGCCCAGAGGCTGCGGATCGTCGGACTGTCCAACACCGAATCCAAGGACATCCTGCGGCTGCTGCAGGCCTACGTCACCCGGCCGGAGAACGTGATCAGGGTGAACTGGGAACCGGACCAGCTGGTGCTGTTCGACAACCGCATCACCCAGCACTACGCCCCGGACAACTATGACGGCCAGCCCCGCCAGCTGAACCGGGTCACGGTCGCCGGCGACGTCCCCGTGGGTATCGACGGGCGCCGCAGCACGGCCATCCAGGGCGATTCCGCTGCCTATTCCGAGACGGTTGTGCTGCCGGCAAACGTGGACGGAGGCCGGCTGTGA
- a CDS encoding ABC transporter permease yields MTAPPLTNDTAVVSPAVPSAAAPVSGAGQAPPPTAARRLAGLTRAAARTAGRGIWASGAILLFLLLWELGPAYLAPAATRVFLPPLHEVLRALGSLVAKGQLQDHLAASLTRSVAGFGIAVVAAVVLGLLVAWYRSLDRFLNPLLEVFRNTAALALLPVFTLLLGIGETSKISIVAYAAFFPVLLNTIAGVRTVDPLLIRAARSLGLSNFRLFQKVILPSAVPTIFTGIRMAGTSSILVLIAAEMVGAKAGLGYLIVNAQSSFLIPDMYAGILTVALLGLLVNYLLVAVERHFSRWRTAVGSQSN; encoded by the coding sequence ATGACCGCGCCACCACTGACCAACGACACTGCCGTGGTTTCCCCGGCCGTCCCGTCCGCTGCCGCCCCGGTATCCGGCGCGGGGCAGGCTCCGCCGCCCACGGCGGCACGGCGCCTTGCCGGCCTGACCCGTGCCGCTGCCCGTACGGCCGGGCGCGGGATCTGGGCCTCGGGTGCGATCCTGCTGTTCCTGCTGCTCTGGGAACTGGGGCCCGCCTACCTCGCCCCGGCCGCAACCAGGGTGTTCCTCCCGCCGCTCCACGAGGTCCTGCGGGCCTTGGGCTCCCTCGTTGCCAAGGGCCAACTGCAGGACCATCTGGCGGCAAGTCTCACCCGATCCGTCGCCGGCTTCGGCATCGCGGTCGTGGCCGCCGTCGTCCTGGGCCTGCTGGTCGCCTGGTACCGCTCACTGGACCGGTTCCTGAACCCGCTGCTCGAGGTCTTCCGGAACACGGCCGCGCTGGCCCTGCTCCCGGTGTTCACCCTCCTGCTGGGCATCGGGGAGACGTCCAAGATCAGCATCGTGGCCTACGCCGCTTTCTTCCCCGTGCTGCTGAACACCATCGCCGGCGTCAGGACCGTGGACCCGCTGCTCATCCGCGCAGCCCGCTCGCTGGGGCTCTCCAACTTCCGGCTGTTCCAGAAGGTGATCCTGCCCTCGGCGGTGCCGACCATCTTCACAGGCATCCGGATGGCCGGAACGTCATCGATCCTGGTGCTGATCGCCGCGGAAATGGTCGGCGCCAAAGCAGGCCTCGGGTACCTGATTGTCAACGCACAGTCCAGCTTCCTGATTCCGGACATGTACGCCGGGATCCTCACCGTCGCGCTGCTCGGCCTGCTGGTCAACTACCTTCTGGTCGCCGTCGAACGGCACTTCTCCCGGTGGCGGACCGCCGTCGGATCCCAATCAAACTAA
- a CDS encoding ABC transporter ATP-binding protein — translation MLWNLLVEYLRPQRRLLLAVVVFQLAASIASLYLPTLNADIIDQGVAKGDTDYILRIGGLMLMVTLLQIACTVAAVYFGAKAAMAMGRDVRGAIFGRVAAFSEQEVTRFGPPSLITRSTNDVQQVQQLVLMSATLMVTAPMLCIGGVIMAMRQDLQLSWLIAVSVPVLLIAVGSIITRMVPLFRVMQTRIDTVNRVLREQLTGIRVVRAFVREDVETARFGRANEDVTDTALRAGRLMALAFPTVMLVLNVSSTAVIWFGAFRIEDGSMQVGTMIAFLSYLMQILMSVMMATFMAIMIPRASVSADRIGEVLGTESSVRPPERPVSRAAGRAARGELEMRDVGFAYPGAEQPVLQDVSFTARAGQTTAIIGATGSGKTTLVNLMPRLFDATSGSVLIDGVDVRELHPDQLWGHIGLVPQKPYLFSGTVRSNLLYGKPDATEDELLEALAIAQARDFVQEMEGGLDAPISQGGTNVSGGQRQRLAIARALVKRPELYIFDDSFSSLDTATDARLRQALKQSTAGATLVIIAQRVSSIVDADQILVLERGRIVAHGTHEDLLAASETYQEIVNSQLAAEEAA, via the coding sequence GTGCTCTGGAACCTGCTCGTCGAATACCTGCGGCCGCAGCGGCGGCTGTTGCTCGCCGTCGTCGTTTTCCAGCTGGCGGCGTCCATCGCCTCGCTGTACCTGCCGACGCTGAACGCGGACATCATCGACCAGGGCGTGGCGAAGGGGGACACGGACTACATCCTGCGCATCGGCGGCCTCATGCTGATGGTCACCCTGCTGCAGATCGCGTGCACCGTCGCCGCCGTGTACTTCGGCGCGAAGGCCGCGATGGCGATGGGCCGGGACGTCCGCGGCGCCATCTTCGGCCGGGTGGCCGCGTTTTCCGAGCAGGAGGTCACCCGGTTCGGCCCGCCCAGCCTCATCACCCGCTCCACCAACGATGTCCAGCAGGTCCAGCAGCTGGTCCTGATGTCCGCCACGCTCATGGTCACGGCGCCCATGCTCTGTATCGGCGGGGTGATCATGGCCATGCGGCAGGACCTGCAGCTGTCCTGGCTGATCGCCGTCAGCGTGCCGGTGCTCCTGATTGCGGTGGGGTCGATCATCACCCGGATGGTGCCGCTGTTCCGGGTCATGCAGACCCGGATCGACACCGTCAACCGGGTGCTGCGCGAACAGCTCACCGGCATCCGCGTGGTGCGGGCCTTCGTCCGGGAGGACGTGGAGACGGCCCGCTTCGGCCGCGCGAACGAGGACGTCACGGACACGGCCCTGCGCGCCGGCCGGCTCATGGCGCTCGCGTTCCCCACTGTGATGCTGGTCCTCAACGTCTCCAGCACGGCCGTGATCTGGTTCGGCGCGTTCCGGATCGAGGACGGGTCCATGCAAGTGGGCACCATGATCGCGTTCCTGAGCTACCTCATGCAGATCCTGATGTCCGTCATGATGGCCACGTTTATGGCGATCATGATCCCGCGGGCGTCCGTCTCGGCGGACCGGATCGGCGAGGTCCTCGGGACCGAATCCAGCGTCCGGCCGCCGGAGCGCCCGGTCTCGCGCGCGGCAGGCCGGGCCGCGCGCGGCGAACTGGAGATGCGCGACGTCGGATTCGCCTACCCGGGTGCCGAGCAGCCGGTGCTCCAGGACGTCAGCTTCACCGCCCGGGCGGGGCAGACGACGGCGATCATCGGCGCCACCGGCTCCGGCAAAACCACCCTGGTGAACCTGATGCCGCGGCTCTTCGACGCGACTTCCGGTTCGGTGCTGATCGACGGGGTCGACGTCCGCGAGCTCCACCCGGACCAGCTCTGGGGACACATTGGCCTGGTCCCGCAAAAGCCCTACCTGTTCTCGGGCACGGTGCGCAGCAACCTGCTCTACGGCAAGCCGGACGCCACCGAGGACGAGCTCTTGGAGGCGCTGGCCATTGCGCAGGCGCGGGACTTCGTGCAGGAGATGGAAGGCGGGCTGGACGCGCCGATCTCGCAGGGCGGCACCAACGTCTCCGGCGGCCAGCGGCAGCGCCTCGCGATCGCCCGGGCCCTGGTGAAACGGCCCGAGCTCTACATCTTTGACGACTCGTTCTCCTCGCTGGACACCGCCACGGACGCCCGGCTCCGGCAGGCGCTCAAGCAGAGCACCGCCGGGGCCACCCTGGTGATCATCGCCCAGCGCGTCTCCAGCATCGTGGACGCGGACCAGATCCTGGTGCTGGAGCGCGGCAGGATCGTCGCGCACGGCACGCACGAGGACCTGCTGGCGGCCTCAGAGACGTACCAGGAGATCGTGAACTCCCAACTCGCAGCGGAGGAGGCGGCATGA
- a CDS encoding ABC transporter substrate-binding protein, producing the protein MAAAVAVSLVVSGCGGPATAQTPAGSTPGTPEVTELRYEGSANSVTLPELAQDLGYLGDIKLNWVGNTISGPASIQSAATGATDFGGAFSGAVVKLIEAGAPVTAVINCYGEDSKTFNGFYVTQDSPIRTPRDLIGKKIAVNTLGAHSDAVINSYLKKNGLTQEEIKQVQLVVVPPNDTEEAIRRGQVDVGALGGVLQDNAVAKGGLRSLFNDYELFGTFAGGQIVLRKDFIEKNPETTKIFTTGVAKAIEWERTTPREEVIARFTSIIDKRHRSESTATLKYWKSVGVPSKGAISDEDFSRWNAWLKDTGVVSGDITPSKYYTNDFNGLLKGTS; encoded by the coding sequence ATGGCTGCGGCCGTGGCGGTCTCGCTGGTGGTGTCCGGTTGCGGCGGCCCTGCGACGGCCCAGACCCCAGCCGGGAGCACCCCCGGAACCCCAGAAGTGACGGAACTCCGCTACGAGGGCTCGGCCAATAGCGTCACGCTGCCCGAACTGGCCCAGGACCTCGGCTACCTCGGCGACATCAAGCTGAACTGGGTGGGCAACACCATCAGCGGGCCGGCGAGCATCCAATCAGCCGCGACGGGCGCCACCGACTTTGGCGGGGCCTTCTCCGGCGCCGTAGTGAAGCTCATCGAAGCCGGCGCCCCGGTCACCGCGGTGATCAATTGCTACGGCGAGGACAGTAAGACGTTCAACGGCTTCTACGTCACCCAGGACAGCCCGATCCGGACCCCGCGGGATCTGATCGGCAAGAAGATCGCCGTCAACACCCTCGGCGCCCATTCGGACGCCGTGATCAACAGCTACCTGAAGAAGAACGGACTGACGCAGGAGGAAATCAAACAGGTCCAACTCGTGGTCGTTCCGCCGAACGACACGGAGGAGGCCATCCGCCGCGGACAGGTGGACGTCGGGGCGCTCGGCGGGGTGCTGCAGGATAACGCAGTCGCCAAGGGCGGCCTGCGGTCCCTGTTCAACGACTACGAGCTCTTCGGAACCTTTGCCGGCGGCCAGATTGTCCTGCGCAAGGACTTCATCGAAAAGAACCCGGAAACCACGAAGATCTTCACCACCGGGGTGGCCAAGGCCATCGAGTGGGAACGCACCACGCCCCGTGAAGAGGTGATCGCGCGGTTCACGAGCATCATCGACAAACGCCACCGTTCCGAAAGTACCGCGACCCTGAAGTACTGGAAGAGCGTCGGTGTCCCGTCCAAGGGTGCCATCAGCGATGAGGACTTCAGCCGCTGGAACGCCTGGCTCAAGGACACCGGCGTCGTCAGTGGTGATATCACCCCGTCGAAGTACTACACGAACGACTTCAACGGCCTGCTCAAGGGGACATCATGA
- a CDS encoding ABC transporter ATP-binding protein, with amino-acid sequence MTRAPETAPKIRLRNVGKQFTVRPSKEQPEGSTLTALEGITLDVAAGEFITLVGPSGSGKTTLLDLLAGLTRPDTGQVLVDGQEITGPGRDRAVVFQQYALFPWRTAAANVAFGLEGPGSDGRRLGRRERADRAREYLDLVGLSGFEDRYPHELSGGMKQRVAIARSLAYEPDILLMDEPFAALDAQTREQLQEELLRIWRSTGKTIIFITHGIDEAVYLGQRVAVLSSRPGRLKQIVDIDLGERSSDGDVRSDASFVEHRHKVWSLLHEEVRRAQEAGHAKILPDGSAPDEAPQPTRKELSKGRAA; translated from the coding sequence ATGACCCGTGCTCCTGAAACGGCACCGAAGATCAGACTGCGGAACGTCGGGAAGCAGTTCACGGTCCGCCCCAGCAAGGAACAGCCCGAGGGCTCCACCCTGACGGCGCTCGAGGGGATCACCCTGGACGTCGCCGCGGGCGAGTTCATCACCCTCGTCGGTCCGAGCGGATCCGGCAAGACCACCCTCCTGGACCTCCTGGCCGGACTCACCCGGCCCGACACAGGCCAGGTGCTCGTGGACGGCCAGGAGATTACCGGCCCCGGCCGGGACCGTGCCGTCGTCTTCCAGCAGTACGCACTCTTCCCGTGGCGCACCGCGGCCGCCAACGTCGCCTTCGGCCTCGAAGGCCCCGGCAGCGACGGGCGGCGGCTGGGCCGCAGGGAACGCGCGGACAGGGCCCGCGAGTATCTGGACCTGGTGGGCCTGTCCGGTTTTGAGGACCGGTACCCGCATGAGCTCTCCGGCGGGATGAAACAGCGCGTGGCCATCGCCCGGAGCCTCGCCTACGAGCCGGACATCCTGCTCATGGACGAACCGTTCGCGGCGCTGGACGCCCAGACCCGTGAGCAGCTCCAGGAGGAACTTCTGCGCATCTGGCGGTCCACGGGCAAGACCATCATCTTCATCACGCACGGCATCGACGAGGCCGTATACCTGGGCCAGCGGGTGGCCGTGCTCAGTTCCCGCCCCGGCCGGCTCAAACAGATCGTGGACATTGACCTGGGGGAGCGGAGCAGCGACGGGGACGTGCGCTCCGACGCTTCCTTCGTCGAACACCGGCACAAGGTCTGGTCGCTGCTGCATGAGGAAGTCAGGAGGGCCCAGGAAGCCGGGCACGCGAAAATCCTGCCGGACGGGTCGGCCCCGGACGAGGCACCACAACCCACCCGAAAAGAACTAAGCAAGGGAAGGGCAGCCTGA
- a CDS encoding Panacea domain-containing protein, translating into MSTMKLQKLCYYSQGWALAWDERPLFDSRIEAWANGPVIYDLYRQHRGRFTVGEWPTGDASAIVGEDKDTIDAVLAGYGDLTGQQLSDMTHAERPWLAARGALPNGARCNVGISQDVMQDYFGGLDAQQSEDSTRL; encoded by the coding sequence ATGAGCACAATGAAGCTACAAAAGCTTTGCTACTACAGCCAAGGCTGGGCTTTGGCGTGGGATGAACGCCCCCTCTTCGACTCGCGCATTGAAGCTTGGGCCAACGGACCCGTCATCTACGATTTGTATCGCCAGCACCGTGGCCGCTTCACCGTGGGCGAGTGGCCCACTGGTGATGCCTCTGCCATCGTTGGCGAGGACAAGGACACCATTGACGCCGTTCTCGCCGGCTACGGTGACCTCACCGGTCAGCAGCTCAGCGACATGACCCACGCAGAGCGGCCCTGGCTTGCCGCCCGCGGAGCGCTGCCGAATGGAGCGCGCTGCAACGTGGGCATCTCTCAGGATGTCATGCAGGATTACTTCGGCGGTCTGGATGCTCAGCAGTCCGAAGATTCCACCCGCCTGTAA